The following are encoded in a window of Dictyostelium discoideum AX4 chromosome 6 chromosome, whole genome shotgun sequence genomic DNA:
- the ogg1 gene encoding 8-oxoguanine DNA-glycosylase (mutM homolog), translated as MTTTTTNKIPKIKNENDDNNNNNKIPIIKNENDNNNNNNNWEELKLFKNKLDLKKTLFSAQSFIWKEIVINEIVNEYVGVIGDNIIVLRYKEGSEQDIIEYKFIDSEKRINHDSELMKMQDRISTLQNYFYLDLDINQLFKKWRNDEIGNDDNGDKKLHQLNHQFRKSCDKFIGLRLTRQNPVDCLFSFICSQNNNVSRITSLVNKLIVGYGSKITDYNHTDYYKFPTLSQLSNATVEELNDLGFGYRSKYIVESCKQVIEKGGEQWLNQLKLKPHLEVQKELTTLMGVGKKVADCVSLMSMDNPNAVAIDTHIYQISKKYLPSLANSSSSLTPKLYQDISNLWESIFGDHAGWAQTILFANELSVFKEKSKNIKIKKEINQNNNNNNLKIELKNEKENLKNEKENLKRKIITRSTTSTTSTTTNTINDNLNPKNKKKK; from the coding sequence atgacaactactactactaataaaattccaaaaataaaaaatgaaaacgatgataataataataacaataaaataccaataataaaaaatgaaaatgataataataataataataataattgggaagaattaaaattatttaaaaataaattagatttaaaaaaaacattattttcagcacaatcatttatttggaaagaaatagtaataaatgaaatagtTAATGAATATGTGGGAGTTATTGGTGATAATATAATTGTGTTAAGATATAAAGAAGGTAGTGAACAAGATATTATTGAATATAAATTCATAGATTCAGAGAAACGTATAAATCATGATAgtgaattaatgaaaatgcaAGATAGGATCTCAACTTTACAGAATTACTTTTATCTAGATTTAgatattaatcaattatttaaaaaatggagAAACGATGAAATTGGCAATGATGACAACGGTGATAAGAAACTTCATCAATTAAACCACCAATTTCGAAAAAGTTGTGATAAATTCATCGGACTTCGTCTAACTAGACAGAATCCAGTTGACTGTTTATTCAGCTTCATTTGttcacaaaataataatgtctCAAGAATTACATCACTTGTGAATAAGTTAATCGTGGGGTACGGTTCGAAAATCACAGATTACAATCACAcggattattataaatttccAACATTGAGTCAATTGTCAAATGCGACAGTAGAAGAATTGAATGATCTTGGATTCGGGTACAGATCAAAATACATTGTTGAATCATGTAAACAAGTTATTGAAAAAGGTGGTGAACAATGGTTAAATCAgttgaaattaaaaccacATTTAGAGGTACAAAAAGAGTTGACAACATTAATGGGTGTTGGTAAGAAAGTCGCTGATTGCGTATCACTAATGTCAATGGATAATCCAAATGCCGTTGCAATCGATACTCATATCTATCAAATCTCTAAAAAATATCTACCCTCTCTAGCAAACAGCTCCTCTTCATTAACTCCAAAACTCTATCAAGACATTAGTAACCTTTGGGAATCTATTTTCGGTGATCATGCAGGTTGGGCTCAAACTATACTCTTTGCAAATGAATTATCagtatttaaagaaaaatcaaaaaatattaaaattaaaaaagaaataaatcaaaataataataataataatctaaaaattgaattaaaaaatgaaaaagaaaatttaaaaaatgaaaaagaaaatttaaaaagaaaaattataaCAAGATCAACCACTTCTACTACTTCTACTACAACAAATActataaatgataatttaaatcctaaaaataaaaaaaagaaataa
- the taf2 gene encoding TFIID subunit gives MQHNSYNNSNNNNQLSTTNSSSSSSSSQQTTNIQSNSQQQQNDLLKIKRGFKLTHQKLVLDIDLDRKSIEGYTEIIIQPQTRRLRVDKIRLNCRQCFVTKCEVNQVETPFSMKNYLETIVANPEIRDMNNYQAYTKAALHSSDEGELFIDVPPSVQFFEGISITEQQQQRNIIQFSPLVIKIYFRLVNPISSLQFILPDSEEYPLRKPHMFTYSQPDGARMWFPSVDQINEKCTWELDLTANSNLVVVATGQLLEKVCNEDETKNTFIYRQDIPTSANAIGFCVGPFEIYPDPYLPNVTHFCLPHKLTELKHSVHFFHQIYQFYEEYLGASFPYSSYKQVFVEDTLQPASSYATLSILNSHLLHGPTIIDQTFETRKLIAKALTLQWFGLYLSPKTWSDAWLFLGLSGYLASQFTKKHFGLNEYRYNLVKEEEFVCNADNGTYPPLYHESYCQPIDMYSELAQRKSPLVIYMIEKRISEEGLRKVINSLLNISISSLLSSSSSSSSNNNNGINPNVNNQNQNQNLSLNGGNLNQNDQLTTSTSTSTSSTTTTITTTITTTTTGDNNNNNGLVGQNSSNQNIETMIQTKKFLKLIKSMTGHDLKHFSEKWIYGRGSPNLICGFNFNRKKFMTEFALKQVLNRPEDKISGTLMIRIVELDGSFEQVINFEDDMFEYDFPCHSRCRKTKKKKLLSEDGEEMEIDLSQKRETPLLWFRIDPELEWIHRITFRQPEYMWIHQLELDRDVIAQMEAIKGLKDYISFNSVRAVFKFIQNSRYFYRVRCDAAMLLSKLSTKETNFEGLNVLVSYFKGLFFDRDSNQLKPNSFKDFNSYFMQKSIPLSISLIKDKEGRTPIECIEFLIELLKDNDNSLNTYSDCYYLEALLSAFSNIHTTNELLLKKIKKQVARYLKYDQLYPSYRNCVTIGCLKAYCQLYSIKNSKDDLDFTLFKEYSTYSHFEEVRKVALQSIYKLAYQFQCSPGTGSINDYFLDLFDNEQTLMIKHFIIQMITLPPTNIEEKYYISMYKDDLRLIDRLWSYLNSKVTSFDIPLKVKIQKLYRLFWGKTIPPAFQKKLKSIKQTNKKPSGSSSSKRDGHANSSRHRVSSSGSSGGSAGVSSTNKKRKGPDDLNTGLQQTPEQPLKIHIKLGGGGGGGSSQDINSQPSLPTNSSSSNLYNGISLPSNNTNGISLPSNTIRDYNNSNNSVISSSSSSSGGSINVNSNANNNNNHHHHSSSSEISESKQDMVKKLLEKDNDPDLKEFLEIQDKEKKHRERTKSRDHRHSGSSSSSGNISSGNTNSDNTTNNFVDVNNNNNNNNIINNNEKDSSPFKDKDRIKDNNISNQKDNNNNNIQIPNESSPLKDKQIISSDSEPIQNIPIVNNNIVNKSTRDKILEEIDLDLENDIEFKKDLSLLEGIEKITASKSSSRDHHRSRDHRDSDHHRSSEHRKDREHRDSSHRSSDKEYRHERDREHRSSTDKDSHRSSSSAEKDSHRSACKEHRHERDREHRSSTDKDNRSSSSSSGANNTNTNINNNNNNNTNTNTNNNNNNNNNNNNNNNNNNNNNNNNNNNNNNNNNNNNNNNNNNSNTNNNASNKIENNNNNNGEHREHKSSSEKEHRDHRVSSERDHRASIGSSKEHRDRDREHRDRDRERDKEHRSNRNSSNSGERDHREKNDRSSSGGGVIINNNSMVPNVKENSSTSSKNNMSEKDIKMVEKDSTIKPIVDKEKSSDRPEKESKSSKRGDHDSHHSSKSTSDRHSTRDSNSDGSHHKESKRDHKSSDRSDKNLGGDSHRPVSSSSTINAGDTVGESMEVDILDDDHPAAPTNNSSTKSEKRLPIKIKLPVQPNDSSSSSSSSTSSSSSSSSSTSSSTSSSTSSSTSSSTSSSTSSSSLPNPSSKEKKSSKSGKKRDSKSHEHSTEEHNVTPTPKHTPPKEQKPEQKPEQKSEQKPEQKKQDTQSTTGTGSAAPKLVIKIKSPFALKPQTQPTSATTTTTTATTNNDQPSKLSSTTTSTTQTTQPSTKPPTLEISENKPTPAEPKKLVLKIPLKK, from the exons aTGCAACATAATAgctataataatagtaacaataataatcaactatcaacaacaaattcatcatcatcatcatcatcatcacaacaaacaacaaatatACAGTCAaattcacaacaacaacaaaatgatttattaaaaattaaaagaggGTTTAAATTAACTCATCAAAAGTTAGTTTTAGATATTGATTTAGAtagaaaatcaattgaaggtTATACAGAAATAATTATACAACCACAAACTAGAAGATTAAGAGTTGATAAGATTAGATTGAATTGTAGACAATGTTTTGTAACAAAATGTGAAGTTAATCAAGTTGAAACACCATTTTCAATGAAAAACTATTTAGAAACTATCGTTGCAAACCCAGAGATTAGAGATATGAATAACTATCAAGCCTATACAAAAGCAGCATTACATTCTTCTGATGAAGGTGAGCTTTTTATTGATGTACCACCTTCTGTTCAATTTTTTGAAGGTATTTCAATAACA gaacaacaacaacaaagaaaTATTATACAATTTTCACCATtagttataaaaatttattttagattAGTAAATCCAATATCATCATTACAATTTATATTACCAGATTCAGAAGAGTATCCATTAAGAAAACCACATATGTTTACATATAGTCAACCAGATGGTGCTAGAATGTGGTTTCCAAGTGTTGATCAAATCAATGAAAAGTGTACTTGGGAATTGGATTTAACGGCAAATTCCAATTTGGTAGTGGTTGCAACTGGTCAATTATTGGAGAAAGTTTGTAATGAAGATGAGACAAAGAATACATTTATCTATCGACAAGATATACCTACCTCTGCAAATGCAATTGGATTTTGTGTTGGTCCATTTGAAATCTATCCAGACCCTTATTTACCAAATGTAACTCATTTTTGTTTACCACATAAATTGACAGAGTTGAAACATTCCGTTCATTTCtttcatcaaatttatcaattctATGAAGAGTATTTAGGTGCATCATTTCCATATAGTTCTTATAAACAAGTGTTTGTTGAGGATACTTTACAACCTGCAAGTAGTTATGCAACATTGTCAATTCTAAATAGTCATTTATTACATGGTCCCACTATTATCGACCAAACTTTTGAAACTAGAAAACTCATTGCCAAAGCGTTAACTCTTCAATGGTTTGGTTTATACCTTTCACCAAAGACTTGGTCCGATGCTTGGTTATTCCTAGGTTTATCAGGTTATTTAGCTTCACAATTTACAAAGAAACATTTTGGTTTAAATGAATATAGATATAATCTAGTTAAAGAGGAAGAATTTGTTTGTAATGCTGATAATGGTACTTATCCACCACTTTATCATGAAAGTTATTGTCAACCAATTGATATGTATTCAGAATTAGCACAACGTAAATCACCTTTAGTAATTTATATGATTGAAAAAAGAATATCTGAAGAAGGTTTACGTAAAGTTATAAATAgtcttttaaatatttcaatttcttctttattatcatcatcatcatcatcatcatcaaataataataatggtattaatccaaatgtaaataatcaaaatcaaaatcaaaatctttcattaaatggtggtaatttaaatcaaaatgatcaattaacaacatcaacatcaacatcaacatcatcaacaacaacaacaataacaacaacaataacaacaacaacaacaggcgataataataataataatggtttagTTGGACAAAATTcatcaaatcaaaatattgaaaCAATGATTCAAAcaaagaaatttttaaaattaattaaatcaatgacAGGTCAtgatttaaaacatttttcaGAGAAATGGATTTATGGTAGAGGttcaccaaatttaatttgtggattcaattttaatagaaAGAAATTTATGACAGAGTTTGCATTGAAACAAGTATTGAATAGACCAGAGGATAAAATTTCTGGTACACTTATGATTAGAATAGTCGAATTGGATGGATCATTTGAACAGGTTATCAATTTCGAAGATGATATGTTTGAATATGATTTTCCTTGTCATTCAAGATGtagaaaaacaaagaaaaaaaagttacTCTCTGAAGATGGTGAAGAGATGGAGATTGATTTATCACAAAAGAGAGAGACACCATTGCTTTGGTTTAGGATCGATCCAGAGTTGGAGTGGATTCATAGAATTACATTTCGTCAACCAGAATATATGTGGATACATCAGTTGGAATTGGATAGAGATGTAATCGCTCAAATGGAGGCTATTAAAGGTTTAAAAGATTATATTAGTTTTAATTCAGTTCGTGCggtttttaaattcattcaaAATTCTCGTTATTTCTATAGAGTACGTTGTGATGCTGCAATGTTACTCTCGAAACTATCGACAAAGGAAACCAATTTCGAAGGTTTAAATGTATTGGTATCCTATTTCAAAGGTTTATTCTTTGATCGTGATAGTAATCAATTGAAGCCAAATTCATTCAAAGATTTCAATTCTTATTTCATGCAAAAATCAATACCgctatcaatttcattaatcaAAGATAAGGAAGGTAGAACTCCAATCGAATGTATAGAATTCTTAATTGaacttttaaaagataatgacAACTCTTTGAATACCTACTctgattgttattatttggagGCTTTGTTATCGgctttttcaaatattcatACCACCAATGAATTgttattaaagaaaataaagaaacaaGTTGCAAGATATTTAAAGTACGATCAACTCTATCCATCCTATAGAAATTGTGTTACCATTGGTTGTTTGAAAGCTTATTGTCAACtctattcaattaaaaactcAAAAGACGATTTGGATTTCACACTGTTTAAAGAGTATTCAACCTATAGTCATTTTGAAGAGGTAAGAAAAGTGGCATTACAATCCATTTATAAATTGgcttatcaatttcaatgtTCACCTGGTACTGGTTCAATCAATGATTACTTTTTGGATTTATTCGATAATGAACAAACTCTAATGATTAAACATTTCATCATTCAAATGATCACTTTACCACCTACAAATATTGAAGAGAAATATTATATCTCCATGTATAAAGATGATCTTAGATTAATAGATCGTTTATGgagttatttaaattcaaaggTTACCTCTTTCGATATACCattaaaagttaaaattcaaaaactcTATAGATTATTTTGGGGTAAAACTATTCCTCCTGCTTtccaaaagaaattaaaatcaattaaacaaacaaataaaaaaccatCTGGTAGTTCAAGTAGTAAAAGAGATGGTCATGCTAATAGTAGTAGACATAGAgttagtagtagtggtagtagtggtggttcTGCTGGTGTTTCAAgtacaaataaaaagagaaaagGTCCAGATGATTTAAATACAGGTTTACAACAAACTCCTGAACAacctttaaaaattcatatcaaacttggtggtggtggtggtggcggTAGTTCTCAAGATATCAATTCTCAACCAAGTTTACCAACAAACTCTTCTTCATCAAATCTTTATAATGGAATTTCATTACCTTCAAATAATACGAATGGTATTTCTTTACCTTCAAATACTATAAgagattataataatagtaataatagtgttattagtagtagtagtagtagtagtggtggtagtattaATGTTAATAGTAAtgccaataataataataatcatcaccatcattcaTCCTCATCAGAAATTTCAGAATCAAAACAAGATATggttaaaaaacttttagaaaaagataatgatCCAGATCTTAAAGAGTTCTTAGAGATTcaagataaagaaaagaaacaTAGAGAGAGAACTAAGAGTAGAGATCATCGTCATAGTGGTAGTAgcagtagtagtggtaatatTAGTAGTGGAAATACAAATTCTGACAATACTACCAACAACTTTGTTgatgttaataataacaataataataataatattattaataataatgaaaaagatagTTCACcatttaaagataaagatagaattaaagataataatattagcaATCAAAAagataacaacaacaataatattcaaatacCAAATGAATCTTCTCCACTAAAagataaacaaataatatcatCTGATTCAGAaccaattcaaaatattccaattgttaataacaatattgtTAATAAATCTACACGTGATAAGATACTAGAAGAAATCGATTTAGATTTAGAGAATGATATAGAATTCAAAAAAGATCTTAGTTTATTAGAAggtattgaaaaaataactGCTTCAAAGTCATCTTCTAGAGATCATCATAGAAGTAGAGATCATAGAGATTCTGATCATCACAGAAGTAGCGAACATAGAAAAGATAGGGAACATAGAGATAGCAGTCACAGAAGTAGTGATAAAGAGTATAGACATGAAAGAGATAGAGAACATCGTAGTAGTACTGATAAAGATAGTCATagaagtagtagtagtgcTGAAAAAGATAGTCACAGAAGTGCTTGTAAAGAACATAGACATGAAAGAGATAGAGAACATCGTAGTAGTACTGATAAAGATAATagaagtagtagtagtagtagtggtgctaataataccaataccaatattaataataataataataataatactaatactaatactaataataataataataataataataataataataataataataataataataataataataataataataataataataataataataataataataataataataataataataataataataatagtaataccaataataatgcCAGTAATAAAAtcgaaaataataataataataacggaGAACATCGTGAACATAAAAGCAGTTCTGAAAAAGAGCATAGAGATCACAGAGTTAGTAGTGAAAGAGATCATAGAGCTAGTATAGGTAGTAGTAAGGAACATCGTGATAGAGATAGAGAACATCGCGATAGAGACAGAGAAAGAGATAAAGAACATCGTAGTAATAGAAATAGTAGTAACAGTGGTGAAAGAGATCACAGAGAAAAGAATGAtcgtagtagtagtggtggtggagttattattaataacaacTCTATGGTTCCAAATGTTAAAGAAAACTCTTCTACTTCTTCCAAAAATAATATGTCTGagaaagatattaaaatggTTGAAAAAGATAGTACTATCAAACCAATTGTAGATAAAGAGAAATCAAGTGATAGACCAGAAAAAGAAAGTAAGTCAAGTAAAAGAGGTGATCATGATAGCCACCATAGTAGTAAATCAACAAGTGACCGTCATAGTACTAGAGATAGTAATAGTGATGGAAGTCACCATAAAGAAAGTAAGAGGGATCACAAGTCCTCTGATAGATCTGATAAAAACTTGGGTGGAGATTCTCATCGTCCAGTCAGTTCATCTTCAACCATTAATGCAGGTGATACAGTTGGTGAAAGTATGGAGGTTGATATTTTGGATGATGATCATCCAGCAGCCCCAACTAATAACTCTTCAACTAAATCTGAAAAACgtttaccaattaaaattaaacttcCAGTTCAACCAaatgattcatcatcatcatcgtcatcatcaacatcttcatcgtcatcgtcatcatcatcaacatcttcatcaacatcttcatcaacatcttcttcaacatcttcttcaacatcttcttcaacatcttcttcatcattaccAAACCCATCttcaaaagaaaagaagAGTAGTAAATCTggtaaaaaaagagattcaAAATCTCATGAACATTCCACTGAAGAACATAATGTTACACCAACTCCAAAACATACACCTCCAAAAGAACAAAAACCAGAGCAAAAACCTGAACAAAAATCAGAACAAAAAccagaacaaaaaaaacaagataCTCAATCCACAACCGGTACTGGTAGTGCTGCACCAAAATtagtaattaaaattaaatctccATTTGCACTCAAACCTCAAACTCAACCAACttcagcaacaacaacaacaacaacagcaacaacaaataatgatCAACCATCAAAACTAAGTTCAACTACAACAAGTACAACACAAACAACTCAACCTTCAACTAAACCACCAACTCTAGAGATATCAGAAAATAAACCAACTCCAGCCGAACCAAAGAAATTAGTTTTAAAGATACCactaaagaaataa
- a CDS encoding CAMK1 family protein kinase: MPIGDYELHKEIGKGAFSVVFLVTEKKTKKQWAMKIIDKKSSSKAALETEIEIMKKVDHPNIVKMHEYFESTDKIYLVVELVTGGPLFDRIVDKKSFTEKEAKLITQQLLQSLVYLHSIGIVHRDLKPENLLLKTPTDLTVALSDFGLSKIVGDDVFMKTTCGTPSYVAPEVLNNISNSPTAYSDAVDMWGVGVITYILLCGFPPFYSEDIRKLFESILSASYDFPNDYWGNVSKEAKHFINCLLTVEPTKRYSAKQALEHPWIIENNQTQPLPHWNDQIKKYMVIRRKESQKFGAELVWKPQAQTTNVKPTK, encoded by the exons atgccaATTGGAGACTACGAATTACACAAAGAAATTGGAAA aggtgCTTTTTCAGTTGTATTTTTAGTAACAGAAAAGAAgacaaaaaaacaatgggcaatgaaaattattgataaaaaatcatcatccAAAGCTGCATTAGAGacagaaattgaaattatgaaaaaagTAGACCACCCAA atattGTAAAGATGCATGAATATTTCGAATCAACagataaaatttatttagttgTAGAATTGGTAACAGGTGGTCCATTATTTGATAGAATTGTCgataaaaaatcattcaCAGAGAAAGAAGCAAAATTAATTACTCAACAATTACTCCAATCATTAGTTTATTTACATTCAATTGGTATTGTTCATAGAGATTTAAAACCagagaatttattattaaaaacaccAACCGATTTAACTGTTGCACTTTCAGATTTTGGTCTCTCCAAAATTGTCGGGGATGACGTTTTTATGAAAACTACTTGTGGCACTCCATCCTACGTTGCACCAGaagtattaaataatatttcaaattctcCAACAGCCTATAGTGATGCTGTTGATATGTGGGGTGTTGGTGTTATTACTTATATTTt attATGTGGTTTTCCACCATTTTATAGTGAAGATATtagaaaattatttgaatcaattttatcagcAAGTTATGATTTTCCAAATGATTATTGGGGTAATGTTAGTAAAGAAGCTAAAcatttcattaattgtttattaacaGTTGAACCAACAAAGAGATATTCCGCCAAACAAGCCCTTGAACATCCATggataattgaaaataatcaaacacAACCATTACCACATTGGAATGATCAAATTAAGAAATATATGGTTATTAGAAGAAAAGAATCTCAAAAATTTGGTGCTGAATTAGTTTGGAAACCACAAGCCCAAACTACAAATGTTAAACcaactaaataa
- a CDS encoding hypothetical protein (GTP-binding protein) — translation MIKGIKLFNNFTNTKQILFFRSFSTAAKGDRLKASHYVKTRGSCKSISIVGLPNIGKSTFFNALTSSNAAMAANFPFCTIDPNIGKVFVPDERLDYISDLLKTKSKIGVQLEFVDVAGLIKGAADGEGLGNKFLGNIRQTSLICHLVRCFEDKGITHVSDEIDPIRDIETIETELILADLQSLEKMLTEGKKKQSNPELQMKFDLVKRISEYLHKGLPARDVEITDMEWPVFHSLHLLTSKPTIYTCNVAEGDAATGNKYTDLVKEYSKSKGLEIEPVVISAKIESELANMEGNDETKKEFLQLYGLENNGLSKVINGAYKLLGLQSYYTASSNECHAWTFKAGWTAPKAAGVIHSDFEKGFIKCDTISYNDFIECKGDEKIAKEKGKQRSEGKAYIVNDGDILFFKFN, via the exons atgataaaaggaattaaattatttaataattttacaaatacaaaacaaattttattttttagaagTTTTTCAACAGCAGCAAAAGGTGATAGATTAAAAGCATCACATTATGTAAAAACAAGAGGATCAtgtaaatcaatttcaattgttggtTTACCAAATATTGGTAAatcaacattttttaatGCATTAACAAGTTCAAATGCAGCAATGGCAGCT aattttccATTTTGTACAATTGACCCAAATATTGGTAAAGTTTTTGTACCAGATGAAAGATTAGATTATATAtcagatttattaaaaactaaaagtAAAATTGGAGTACAATTAGAGTTTGTTGATGTTGCAGGTTTAATTAAAGGTGCAGCAGATGGTGAAGGTTTaggtaataaatttttaggTAATATTAGACAAACATCATTGATTTGTCATTTAGTACGTTGTTTTGAAGATAAAGGTATTACACATGTTAGTGATGAAATAGATCCAATTCGTGATATTGAAACCATAGAGACTGAATTGATTTTAGCAGATTTACAATCATTAGAGAAAATGTTAACTGAAGGTAAAAAGAAACAGTCAAATCCAGAATTACAAATGAAATTTGATTTGGTTAAAAGAATTTCAGAATATCTTCATAAAGGTTTACCAGCAAGGGATGTAGAAATCACCGATATGGAATGGCCAGTTTTCCACTCCCTACATTTACTCACCTCAAAACCTACCATTTACACATGTAACGTTGCAGAAGGTGATGCTGCAACCGGTAACAAATATACAGATTTAGTTAAAGAGTATAGTAAATCCAAGGGATTGGAAATTGAACCAGTTGTAATCTCTGCTAAAATCGAATCGGAATTAGCAAATATGGAAGGTAATGATGAAACTAAAAAAGAGTTTCTTCAATTATATGGTTTGGAGAATAATGGTCTTTCAAAAGTTATCAATGGTGCTTATAAATTATTGGGTTTACAATCTTATTATACCGCTTCTTCAAATGAATGTCATGCTTGGACTTTTAAAGCTGGCTGGACAGCTCCAAAAGCTGCTGGTGTAATTCATTCAGATTTCGAAAAAGGTTTCATTAAATGTGATACTATTTCCTATAACGATTTCATTGAATGTAAAGGTGATGAAAAAATTGCAAAAGAAAAAGGTAAACAAAGATCTGAAGGTAAAGCTTATATTGTAAATGATGGtgatattttattctttaaatttaattaa
- the coq4 gene encoding coenzyme Q biosynthesis protein encodes MNSSSNIIYKSFKNSKIFLNKQCIINNGLKLNKKYFTTTSTKENNNNNNNKNPKFIENNLFQKGLLTIGSAFVAFINPGRGDMVATLGEMTGGCAIKSMKQKMMLDPIGRQLLKEKPRIKESTYPLNIHLLPSTTFGGAYYRWMKEHGYSPDERTEVTLIQDEDDAYVMQRYREVHDFWHVLAGVRPDFQGEVAIKWFEFLQTGLPMNAIGSIIGPLRCSWNERNELINHMIPWAIKSSKSCVYLMNVKYEDHWEDDLNEFRAKLNFIPYKYLSDINQNKTTTINM; translated from the coding sequence atgaattcatcatcaaatataatttataaaagttttaaaaattcaaaaatatttttaaataaacaatgtattattaataatggtttaaaattaaataaaaaatattttacaacaacttcaacaaaagaaaataataataataataataataaaaatccaaaatttattgaaaataatttatttcaaaaaggATTATTAACAATTGGTAGTGCATTTGTTGCATTTATAAATCCAGGAAGAGGTGATATGGTTGCAACATTGGGTGAAATGACAGGTGGTTGTgcaattaaatcaatgaaACAAAAGATGATGTTAGATCCAATTGGTAGACAATTGTTAAAGGAGAAACCTAGAATTAAAGAATCAACTTACCCATTGAATATACATTTATTACCATCAACTACATTTGGTGGTGCATACTATAGATGGATGAAAGAACATGGTTATTCACCTGATGAAAGAACAGAGGTTACTTTGATtcaagatgaagatgatgctTACGTTATGCAAAGGTATAGAGAAGTACATGATTTTTGGCATGTCCTTGCCGGTGTTAGACCAGATTTTCAAGGTGAAGTTGCAATAAAATGGTTTGAATTCTTACAAACTGGTTTACCAATGAATGCTATCGGTTCAATTATAGGTCCATTACGTTGTTCTTGGAATGAAAGAAACGAATTAATCAATCATATGATACCATGGGCTATAAAATCTTCAAAATCTTGTGTTTATCTAATGAATGTCAAATATGAAGATCATTGGGAAGATGATCTTAATGAATTTAGGgctaaattaaattttataccttataaatatttatctgatattaatcaaaataaaacgACAACTATCAATAtgtaa